One genomic window of Candidatus Kuenenia stuttgartiensis includes the following:
- a CDS encoding peptidylprolyl isomerase, with amino-acid sequence MNRKYLFLPMAAMFSFGSFSIHNQSVSANSETSIVLVSKESKEDKDVVAIVNGQKITSNELYELLLSTYGNEALDVLIRRTLINQEARKHGISLTTKEVENKINTLVQREVNALLQTYKIENEADLDKELEKIGASLKEFKDKLTKRLVKEAEIELRAEKVVMKTISVSEEDLQEAYKSIYGEKIEAQQIVLKTKREAEEALEKLRLGADITKMAKAQSIDRASASRDGKMLPFSPEDDIGKSVAHLKPGELSGIINTNYGYHIVKITGRKTGSDKKFDTVKKELEELVREKKYRERLRPWLVNLVESASITKKIATD; translated from the coding sequence ATGAATAGAAAATACCTCTTCTTACCTATGGCGGCAATGTTTTCTTTTGGAAGTTTTAGTATCCACAATCAGAGTGTGTCAGCTAACTCTGAAACCAGTATAGTACTTGTAAGTAAAGAATCAAAAGAAGACAAGGATGTTGTTGCTATTGTCAATGGACAAAAGATTACCAGCAATGAGCTATATGAACTTTTATTGAGTACTTATGGAAATGAAGCCCTTGATGTTCTTATCAGAAGAACGCTTATAAACCAGGAGGCAAGAAAACATGGAATATCACTTACCACTAAGGAAGTAGAAAACAAGATAAACACCCTTGTGCAGCGCGAAGTGAACGCTTTACTGCAAACGTACAAAATAGAAAACGAAGCGGATCTTGATAAGGAACTGGAAAAGATCGGTGCAAGTCTTAAAGAGTTTAAAGATAAATTAACGAAGAGATTAGTAAAAGAGGCAGAGATTGAATTACGTGCTGAAAAGGTTGTAATGAAGACGATTTCAGTATCTGAAGAGGATTTGCAAGAGGCATATAAAAGTATTTATGGAGAAAAAATCGAGGCGCAGCAGATAGTTTTGAAAACGAAAAGAGAGGCGGAAGAAGCTCTTGAGAAACTGCGTTTAGGCGCGGATATTACGAAAATGGCAAAGGCCCAGTCGATTGACCGCGCTTCTGCTTCAAGAGATGGGAAGATGTTGCCATTTAGTCCGGAAGACGATATTGGAAAATCAGTTGCGCATCTCAAGCCGGGTGAGTTAAGCGGTATTATAAATACAAATTACGGCTATCACATTGTAAAAATTACCGGTAGAAAAACCGGAAGCGACAAAAAGTTTGATACGGTAAAAAAAGAGTTGGAAGAATTAGTACGGGAAAAAAAATACAGAGAAAGATTAAGGCCGTGGCTTGTCAATCTCGTTGAAAGCGCTTCCATCACAAAAAAAATAGCTACGGATTAA
- a CDS encoding molybdenum cofactor guanylyltransferase: MTGIILAGGKSTRMGTNKAFLAYGNKSFIEIQIDILRHIFREIIISANDFSLYEHLQLPIVPDVMPGKGPLGGICAGLIHSKYSYAFVIACDMPFINKEVIVYMKELVKGDNYDVIVPHTVRGPEPLHAFYSKNCIQTMQRCLEEEDLRMSDFLQKVNVRHVNEEELIKSGKDIKSFINLNTYREYEDYRSECN, encoded by the coding sequence GTGACAGGAATTATATTGGCCGGCGGGAAAAGCACCAGGATGGGAACTAACAAGGCATTTCTTGCCTATGGAAATAAATCCTTCATCGAAATTCAAATCGATATATTAAGGCATATATTCCGGGAAATAATTATTTCCGCAAATGACTTCTCCCTGTATGAACATTTACAATTGCCAATCGTTCCTGACGTCATGCCAGGAAAAGGTCCTCTTGGTGGTATTTGTGCGGGACTTATTCATTCAAAGTACTCATACGCATTTGTAATCGCCTGCGATATGCCGTTTATTAATAAGGAAGTAATCGTATATATGAAGGAACTTGTCAAAGGCGACAATTATGATGTAATTGTTCCGCATACAGTCCGCGGACCCGAACCTCTTCATGCATTTTATTCAAAAAATTGCATTCAAACCATGCAGCGATGCCTTGAAGAAGAAGACCTGCGGATGTCTGATTTCTTGCAGAAGGTAAATGTGCGGCATGTTAACGAAGAAGAACTTATTAAGTCGGGCAAAGATATAAAATCTTTTATCAATCTCAACACCTATAGAGAATATGAAGACTATCGTTCAGAATGCAACTAA
- the hxlB gene encoding 6-phospho-3-hexuloisomerase encodes MFVPKIMKLHKNTTTLVIKPTTKIILNEIHSVLDKINEQSFAQLFSSILDAKNIFVTGQGRSGLVSRTFAMRLTHIGLNAYCVGDATTPNIDKGDLLIACSSSGNTHITCYIAELAKKSFATVAAITSQKNSPLTEYADIIVDLPVQEIRTHNKINGSIQFRSTLFEQACLVYLDGVIHLLVTELRSSEQEMNRRHSNLE; translated from the coding sequence ATGTTCGTGCCGAAAATCATGAAATTACATAAAAACACTACTACCCTGGTCATAAAACCAACTACAAAAATAATATTGAATGAAATTCATTCTGTTCTTGATAAGATAAATGAACAGTCCTTTGCACAATTGTTTTCGTCGATTCTTGATGCAAAGAATATATTTGTGACTGGGCAGGGCCGTTCCGGTCTGGTGTCCCGTACTTTTGCAATGAGACTGACACATATTGGTTTAAACGCTTACTGTGTGGGAGACGCCACGACGCCGAATATCGATAAAGGGGATTTATTGATTGCCTGCAGTAGTTCAGGGAATACGCACATTACCTGCTACATAGCGGAATTGGCAAAAAAATCCTTTGCCACTGTTGCTGCAATTACCTCGCAGAAAAATTCACCTCTTACTGAATATGCCGATATTATCGTAGATCTACCTGTGCAGGAAATCCGTACGCACAACAAAATCAATGGTTCTATCCAATTCCGCAGTACGCTTTTCGAACAAGCCTGCCTTGTTTATTTAGACGGTGTAATTCATTTGCTCGTGACGGAATTGAGAAGTTCGGAACAGGAAATGAACAGGAGGCATTCAAACCTGGAATGA
- a CDS encoding transposase, giving the protein MHRIFTKVKTGKKTEEIVYGITSLTQQKASPKTILKFSRGHWSIENGLHYVRDTSFREDHSQIRTQNAPRAMASLKNLVVGLFHFLNVPNIAKTLRNFAARPFLSLQMLRL; this is encoded by the coding sequence ATTCATAGAATATTTACAAAAGTCAAGACCGGCAAAAAGACCGAGGAAATTGTTTACGGTATTACCAGCCTGACACAACAAAAAGCAAGTCCCAAAACCATTCTTAAGTTTTCCCGCGGACACTGGTCAATAGAAAATGGACTTCATTATGTGCGTGATACCTCCTTCCGTGAAGACCATTCTCAAATACGCACACAAAATGCCCCAAGGGCAATGGCTTCTTTGAAGAACCTTGTGGTTGGGCTGTTTCATTTTCTCAATGTACCAAATATTGCAAAGACGCTCAGAAATTTTGCGGCAAGACCTTTTCTTTCACTTCAAATGCTTCGCTTGTAA
- a CDS encoding ISAs1 family transposase, with product MNQHTTPIDNTHNELLHSITVRPVSQNDQANWDTLMRQHHYLGFHSLVGESIRYVAESQGQWLALIGWAAAALKCTVRDKWIGWPPFLKSQRLKLIANNSRFLILPQIHVPNLASRILSLNLKRLSQDWTKVYGHPIWLVETFVDPRFFKGVCYKAAGWIFLGHSTGFARSSQGYLLHNKPKMVFVRSLKAQVQKQLNNLNLTIQLRKETKPMKLSLKDAEFLDELLQQIPEHRMPRGVRHRKRSILAISICAIICNAWSFAAIAEWAKRCPQNMLKRLSCRYNAKTKRYEPPSEPTIRRFLQQVDAEAVDKVLSRWFQSVGDKSLPIAVDGKTLCGARQPDGKQVHLLAAFLHKQGIVLAQTQVDRKTNEIPMVPVLFDDLDIKDRVVTFDALHAQKETARYLVEDKKAEYIFTVKDNQKTIKQAIKELNLSSFPPLSTKQLKKAMAALKSAGFGPAPN from the coding sequence ATGAACCAGCATACAACACCAATCGATAACACACACAACGAACTACTTCATTCAATTACCGTTCGTCCTGTTTCACAAAACGACCAGGCAAATTGGGACACACTGATGCGCCAGCATCATTACCTTGGATTTCATTCTCTCGTAGGAGAATCAATTCGCTACGTAGCGGAATCACAGGGACAATGGCTTGCCTTGATCGGCTGGGCTGCCGCAGCATTAAAATGTACCGTTCGCGATAAGTGGATTGGATGGCCGCCATTTTTAAAATCGCAACGACTGAAACTCATAGCAAACAACTCACGTTTCCTGATCCTTCCTCAGATACACGTACCAAACCTTGCCTCCCGTATTCTTTCTCTTAACCTTAAGCGCTTATCACAAGACTGGACTAAGGTCTATGGGCATCCAATCTGGCTTGTGGAGACCTTTGTCGATCCTCGTTTTTTTAAAGGCGTCTGCTATAAGGCCGCAGGATGGATTTTTTTAGGACATTCAACCGGTTTTGCCAGATCATCACAAGGCTATCTTCTGCACAATAAGCCAAAGATGGTCTTTGTTCGCTCATTGAAAGCACAAGTCCAAAAACAACTTAACAACCTTAATCTTACCATACAATTAAGAAAGGAGACAAAGCCTATGAAATTATCTTTAAAAGATGCGGAATTTCTTGACGAATTATTGCAGCAAATCCCTGAACATCGCATGCCCAGAGGCGTTCGCCACAGGAAACGTTCTATCCTGGCAATTTCTATCTGTGCTATCATCTGCAATGCCTGGAGCTTTGCCGCCATTGCAGAGTGGGCAAAGCGTTGTCCGCAAAATATGCTCAAACGTCTCTCCTGCCGTTACAATGCAAAAACGAAACGATACGAACCACCGAGTGAACCTACCATCAGGCGTTTCTTACAGCAGGTGGATGCAGAAGCAGTTGATAAAGTCCTCTCGCGTTGGTTTCAATCTGTAGGTGATAAAAGCCTGCCCATTGCGGTTGACGGGAAAACCCTTTGCGGTGCAAGACAGCCTGACGGCAAACAGGTACATTTGCTTGCCGCTTTTCTTCATAAACAGGGTATAGTTCTCGCACAAACTCAGGTAGACCGCAAAACAAACGAAATACCGATGGTTCCGGTATTGTTTGATGATTTAGACATAAAAGACCGTGTCGTTACTTTCGATGCCTTACATGCGCAAAAGGAAACCGCCCGTTATCTGGTAGAAGACAAAAAGGCAGAATATATATTCACGGTGAAAGATAATCAAAAAACCATAAAACAAGCCATCAAGGAACTGAATCTCAGTTCTTTTCCCCCCCTCAGCACGAAACAATTGAAAAAGGCCATGGCCGCATTGAAATCCGCAGGATTTGGACCAGCACCGAATTAA
- a CDS encoding group II intron maturase-specific domain-containing protein, with amino-acid sequence MRDITRRTQGVNLQAIVDTLNPVIRGHVNYFRLGNVQKVYRSLDCWVRMRLRCFKFSRKWRTDNKRFPVHRFFKMGLLSFEREFLKACAKA; translated from the coding sequence ATCAGAGACATCACCAGACGTACACAGGGCGTCAATCTGCAAGCCATTGTTGATACATTAAACCCTGTAATTCGTGGGCATGTCAACTATTTTCGGCTGGGCAATGTACAAAAGGTATATCGCTCATTAGACTGTTGGGTACGCATGAGACTGAGATGTTTCAAGTTCTCAAGAAAATGGAGAACAGACAACAAGCGTTTCCCTGTTCACCGATTCTTTAAAATGGGGTTACTCTCATTCGAAAGAGAATTTCTTAAGGCGTGTGCTAAAGCATGA
- the ltrA gene encoding group II intron reverse transcriptase/maturase has protein sequence MLKYHSLRDKVFSLKNLYAAFKHVKKNKGKAGLDRVSIKQFESNLDVNIMSIHQELKTAIYNPAPVLRVYIPKGRHDKRPLGIPIVKDRIVQQAFRQIIEPIFEKGFSDNSFGFRPDRCCHDAIKRLEQYKQEGYTSVLDADIMAFYDTIPHKLIMDSLREKIADGWVLNSIENMLKAGVMEDGIVHETNKGTPQGGVISPLLANLIGDIIDKELEKAGYKFVRYADDFVVMTKTKDELPAALSYVKEIIAGKLGMKLSEDKTKLTNFERGFRFLGYDFKGKYKGISTKSLNKLKSLS, from the coding sequence ATGCTTAAGTATCATTCATTAAGAGACAAGGTGTTTAGTCTGAAAAACCTTTATGCTGCTTTCAAACACGTAAAGAAGAATAAAGGCAAAGCTGGTCTTGACAGGGTAAGTATTAAGCAATTTGAGTCCAATCTTGATGTGAATATCATGAGTATCCATCAGGAACTCAAGACTGCCATATACAACCCTGCGCCTGTCCTGCGGGTATACATCCCCAAAGGCAGGCATGACAAGAGACCTCTTGGCATTCCCATTGTTAAGGACAGGATTGTACAGCAGGCGTTCAGGCAAATCATAGAGCCAATATTTGAGAAAGGATTCTCAGATAACAGCTTTGGATTTCGCCCTGACAGATGCTGTCACGATGCTATCAAACGGCTTGAACAGTATAAGCAGGAAGGGTATACCAGCGTCCTTGATGCCGATATAATGGCATTCTATGACACCATACCCCATAAGCTTATTATGGACTCCTTACGTGAGAAAATTGCTGATGGATGGGTTTTGAACAGTATTGAGAACATGCTCAAGGCAGGGGTCATGGAGGACGGCATCGTGCACGAGACAAACAAAGGCACTCCGCAAGGAGGCGTCATTTCCCCTTTGCTTGCAAACCTTATCGGTGACATCATCGACAAGGAACTTGAAAAGGCTGGATATAAGTTTGTCCGATACGCCGATGATTTCGTTGTCATGACTAAAACAAAAGATGAACTCCCAGCCGCCCTCAGCTATGTCAAAGAAATCATTGCAGGGAAACTTGGAATGAAGCTGAGCGAGGATAAAACCAAGCTCACCAACTTCGAAAGAGGTTTCAGGTTTCTCGGATACGATTTCAAGGGCAAGTATAAGGGTATAAGCACGAAATCACTGAACAAACTCAAGAGCCTGTCCTGA
- a CDS encoding Druantia anti-phage system protein DruA encodes MVCRSLLLVLESKGLIKLPHRKFTPANPLAERKKPSGVTVDNTSIYGSLADLFPINLEQVRRTPFEKIFNGLVSEYHYLGYTQPIGEHLKYMAFSGGRPVACLAWGSAPWYIGARDRFIGWSKKARERNLHLIANNLRFLILPWVQVSCLASYLLASNRRRLSQDWQDLYNHPVYLLETFVDTERYHGTCYKADNWICVGQTTGLGKLSKSREPLLSKKAVYVYPLTKHFLRELCYDA; translated from the coding sequence ATGGTCTGCCGAAGCCTGCTTCTTGTATTGGAGTCAAAAGGCCTCATTAAGCTGCCACACAGGAAATTCACTCCTGCCAACCCGCTTGCAGAACGAAAGAAACCATCCGGAGTAACAGTCGACAACACGTCCATTTATGGTTCTCTTGCCGATCTGTTTCCCATCAACCTTGAGCAGGTTCGCAGAACTCCCTTTGAGAAGATATTCAATGGTCTTGTAAGCGAATACCATTATCTTGGCTATACCCAACCCATTGGAGAGCACCTCAAATATATGGCCTTTTCCGGTGGCCGCCCCGTTGCATGTCTGGCATGGGGCTCTGCGCCATGGTATATCGGTGCGAGAGATCGTTTTATTGGCTGGAGTAAAAAGGCCAGAGAAAGGAATCTTCACCTGATCGCCAATAATCTCCGTTTTTTGATCCTGCCATGGGTACAGGTATCATGCTTAGCCTCATATCTGCTGGCATCTAACCGTCGGCGTCTGTCACAAGATTGGCAAGATCTATACAACCATCCGGTTTATCTACTTGAAACCTTTGTGGACACAGAACGATATCATGGTACCTGCTACAAGGCAGATAACTGGATATGTGTGGGCCAGACAACTGGTCTGGGCAAACTTAGTAAATCGCGCGAACCGCTACTTTCCAAAAAGGCCGTTTATGTCTATCCCCTGACTAAACATTTTCTCCGGGAGTTATGCTATGACGCCTGA
- a CDS encoding IS66-like element ISCku6 family transposase encodes MTPDDALALYNAGPKVVIKILCDLSNTVESQKEQITLLEAKVARLSKNSSNSGKRPSSDDITKPNKKKKKSTRKIGGQPGHKKHERPLFSDKEIDKVHSYILPACPDCKGEVAIMDGKPRVIQQVELIEVPLSREEHRSYPVWCQTCLKTHYMPFPPDVYKEGLFKERLTSLIAYMKNVLHASFSTIRKYIRDVLGEKISRGYLRKVICKVSRSLEAPYNELLNRLPLETVVNLDETGHKENGDKFWTWVFKADLYVLFKIDKSRGSKVLIDVLGKEFNGVLGCDYFSAYRKYMNDFNVSIQFCIAHLIRDIRFLTTLKDRETKVYGQKLLDEVKNMFKVIHNRKSMTSETFTSALEYAKEQIIAAALSNVPSKLNKNGKEEKREAQNMANRFRRHGKAYFEFITTPGIDPTNNVAEQAIRFVVIDRHVTQGTRSEKGRQSNERLWTVIATCSLQGRSAFNFILEAVKAFFCDQPPPSLLPDSS; translated from the coding sequence ATGACGCCTGATGACGCATTGGCATTGTATAATGCAGGGCCTAAAGTTGTAATCAAAATACTGTGTGATTTAAGCAACACTGTTGAATCTCAAAAAGAGCAGATAACTCTCCTGGAAGCCAAGGTCGCCAGGCTTTCAAAGAACTCCTCCAATTCCGGCAAACGGCCTTCTTCCGATGATATTACAAAGCCCAATAAGAAGAAAAAGAAGAGTACCAGAAAAATAGGAGGACAACCCGGACACAAGAAACATGAGCGTCCATTATTTTCTGACAAAGAGATTGATAAGGTTCATTCCTACATATTACCTGCCTGTCCGGACTGCAAAGGGGAAGTCGCCATAATGGACGGCAAACCGCGTGTCATTCAACAGGTTGAATTGATTGAAGTCCCTTTGAGTAGAGAAGAACACCGCTCATATCCGGTATGGTGTCAGACATGTCTCAAGACTCATTATATGCCATTCCCTCCTGACGTTTATAAAGAGGGGTTGTTCAAAGAACGCTTAACATCGCTGATAGCCTACATGAAAAATGTCCTCCACGCATCATTTTCTACCATCAGGAAGTATATCAGAGATGTCCTTGGAGAAAAGATATCCCGGGGATATTTGCGTAAAGTCATATGTAAGGTATCCCGGTCTCTTGAAGCTCCGTACAACGAATTGCTCAATCGTCTTCCTTTAGAGACAGTCGTAAATTTAGACGAAACCGGCCATAAGGAAAATGGCGATAAATTCTGGACATGGGTTTTCAAAGCCGATCTTTACGTGCTCTTCAAGATTGACAAGTCCCGTGGTTCAAAGGTCTTGATCGACGTTTTGGGTAAAGAGTTTAACGGGGTGCTGGGTTGTGACTATTTTTCTGCATATCGGAAGTACATGAATGATTTTAACGTCTCAATACAGTTTTGTATTGCCCATTTGATTCGGGATATCCGGTTCTTAACCACTTTAAAGGACCGGGAAACAAAGGTTTATGGCCAAAAACTCCTCGATGAAGTCAAAAACATGTTTAAAGTCATTCATAACCGTAAAAGCATGACGTCAGAAACCTTTACGTCTGCACTCGAGTATGCCAAAGAACAAATCATCGCGGCGGCGTTAAGCAATGTTCCAAGCAAGTTGAACAAAAATGGTAAAGAGGAGAAAAGGGAAGCCCAAAATATGGCAAATCGCTTTCGTCGTCATGGAAAAGCATATTTTGAATTTATCACAACACCTGGCATAGATCCTACCAACAATGTGGCAGAACAAGCTATACGGTTTGTGGTGATAGATCGTCATGTAACGCAGGGTACGCGCAGCGAAAAGGGAAGACAGAGCAACGAACGTTTATGGACTGTTATAGCGACATGTTCTTTGCAAGGCCGGTCAGCTTTCAATTTCATCCTGGAGGCGGTCAAAGCATTTTTTTGTGATCAGCCTCCCCCTTCACTACTACCCGATTCCTCCTGA
- a CDS encoding TolC family protein: MFTHFFNRHNFQRCISKYHLLLVCSFIYFSACHEIVCGNDIQTPAKAISLKEAIDIALERNPELQSMKDQVEAQIGSLKQAGLYPNPVINFLAEEMPTDEIGLNESQNQVSITQPIITGGKRGLAIKVSEKAKEKNEFERDSFLLSVIADTKKAFYKVLAGQESHSVAKETEKISKDIYESEKTRFEAGEVALTNVFRAEVEFSKAKNLVSRTEGELQNSFRELQTIMGIPEATDFDITGKLITTPMELSFHELERSMKNNQPLLRVSEKNIEIAEAGLLLEQRQAIPNITVSAGYKRLSQEDADTIQFSLGIPAPFFNRNQGNIQKGKALSRKAKNESMSVYQQMLFELKKNFNLYNIERRRLIEFKNKILPGTEKALSLITNGYKEGEFDYIDLLDTQRIWADTRVSYIDVIKQLNLIIADIERLAVIKIGK; the protein is encoded by the coding sequence ATGTTCACACATTTTTTTAACAGGCATAATTTTCAACGGTGTATTTCCAAGTATCATCTTCTTCTTGTTTGCTCATTTATTTACTTTAGCGCTTGCCATGAAATCGTCTGTGGGAACGATATACAAACACCGGCTAAAGCAATTTCTCTTAAAGAGGCAATAGACATTGCTCTTGAAAGAAACCCAGAACTGCAATCAATGAAAGATCAGGTAGAAGCACAAATTGGCTCATTGAAACAGGCTGGACTCTACCCAAATCCGGTAATTAACTTTCTGGCGGAAGAAATGCCTACAGATGAGATAGGGTTGAATGAGAGCCAAAACCAGGTATCAATAACCCAGCCCATCATTACCGGAGGGAAAAGAGGCCTTGCAATAAAAGTAAGCGAAAAAGCAAAGGAGAAAAACGAATTTGAACGGGATTCCTTTCTCCTCAGTGTTATTGCTGATACAAAAAAGGCATTTTACAAGGTGTTAGCAGGTCAGGAAAGTCACTCGGTAGCAAAGGAAACGGAAAAGATATCGAAAGATATTTATGAAAGTGAAAAGACACGGTTTGAAGCGGGAGAGGTTGCACTTACCAATGTATTCAGGGCAGAGGTGGAATTTTCAAAGGCAAAAAATCTGGTTTCCCGGACTGAAGGAGAGTTGCAAAACTCTTTCAGGGAATTGCAAACGATCATGGGTATCCCGGAGGCAACCGATTTTGATATCACCGGAAAACTGATAACGACACCCATGGAATTGTCGTTTCATGAACTTGAACGGAGTATGAAAAATAATCAGCCGCTTCTCAGGGTGTCTGAAAAGAATATAGAAATAGCGGAAGCCGGGTTACTGCTGGAACAAAGACAGGCCATACCGAATATCACCGTATCTGCAGGATATAAAAGACTTTCGCAGGAAGACGCTGATACCATTCAATTCAGCCTGGGGATACCCGCCCCTTTTTTCAACCGTAACCAGGGAAACATACAAAAAGGCAAAGCCCTTTCGAGAAAGGCAAAAAACGAAAGCATGTCGGTTTATCAGCAAATGCTGTTCGAGTTAAAAAAGAATTTCAACCTGTACAATATTGAAAGGAGACGCCTCATTGAATTTAAAAACAAGATTCTGCCAGGCACAGAAAAGGCCCTCTCCTTAATTACAAATGGCTATAAAGAGGGTGAGTTCGATTATATAGACCTGCTGGATACTCAGAGAATCTGGGCAGATACGAGGGTATCATATATCGATGTAATAAAACAACTAAACCTGATAATAGCCGATATCGAAAGACTGGCAGTTATCAAAATAGGGAAATAA
- a CDS encoding efflux RND transporter periplasmic adaptor subunit, which yields MDIGITHEATGEVGPNQDRFVIVSPRISGVVKEVFVDWGDQVKEGQKLALLDSIELGEARADYLKAAAMLKLAEKNYSREKELYGKNITSGKHFFDAENAHEQSHIELNALMEKLLLMGQEEGSIRQMQEKLLLMDQEEVDIKHTAEAEKHVSSLFTLTAPFDGTVIDKKVAVGELKNAFDPMLTIADLTQLWVWFDVYEKDIPKVRMGNKAMVSVASYPEEQFEGNVTYIGNTIDEKTRTVKVRIEVANHHEKLKPGMFARVLLQVDDAKSAVGLPEEAVQVDGQERFVFVPLKDGYFIRRNVILGTRLNGYVKVFSGLEENDPVVVKGGFLLKSETMKEKFGEGCGGH from the coding sequence ATGGATATTGGTATTACGCATGAGGCAACCGGAGAAGTGGGACCCAACCAGGATCGTTTTGTTATAGTTTCGCCAAGAATATCAGGGGTAGTGAAAGAAGTATTTGTTGATTGGGGAGATCAGGTAAAGGAAGGGCAGAAATTAGCGCTATTGGATAGTATAGAACTCGGCGAAGCAAGGGCGGATTACCTGAAGGCTGCGGCCATGCTGAAACTGGCGGAAAAGAATTATTCGAGAGAAAAGGAACTTTACGGAAAAAATATTACTTCGGGAAAACATTTCTTTGATGCGGAGAATGCCCACGAACAGTCACACATAGAATTAAATGCCCTGATGGAAAAATTGCTTCTCATGGGTCAGGAAGAAGGGAGCATTAGACAGATGCAGGAAAAACTGCTCCTGATGGATCAGGAAGAAGTGGATATAAAGCACACGGCAGAAGCGGAGAAACATGTATCTTCGTTATTTACGCTCACCGCCCCTTTTGATGGAACCGTTATTGACAAGAAGGTCGCGGTTGGCGAACTCAAAAATGCCTTTGATCCGATGCTTACCATCGCAGACCTCACACAACTGTGGGTATGGTTTGACGTCTATGAGAAGGATATTCCAAAGGTAAGAATGGGAAATAAGGCGATGGTATCGGTAGCTTCTTATCCGGAAGAACAGTTCGAAGGGAACGTGACTTATATCGGGAATACCATAGACGAAAAGACACGCACCGTAAAGGTCCGTATCGAGGTTGCTAATCATCACGAAAAATTGAAACCCGGTATGTTTGCAAGGGTGCTGCTTCAGGTAGATGATGCCAAAAGCGCTGTTGGATTACCGGAAGAAGCGGTACAGGTTGATGGGCAGGAGCGATTCGTCTTTGTGCCACTCAAAGACGGCTATTTCATTCGGCGCAACGTGATACTGGGAACGCGGTTGAACGGGTATGTAAAAGTCTTCAGTGGTTTAGAGGAAAACGACCCGGTGGTTGTCAAAGGAGGTTTCCTGCTTAAATCCGAAACGATGAAAGAAAAATTTGGCGAAGGATGTGGAGGACATTAA